The following coding sequences are from one Kosakonia sp. H02 window:
- a CDS encoding DUF3811 domain-containing protein has translation MALTRLTQKEMTESEQRELKTLLDRARIAHGRPLSNSEANHVKKEYIDKLMAQREADAKKARQVKKKQAYKPDENATFSWSSNTQTRGRR, from the coding sequence ATGGCCCTGACCAGACTGACGCAAAAAGAGATGACGGAGAGTGAGCAGCGGGAGCTGAAAACGTTGCTCGATCGCGCCCGCATCGCGCACGGACGCCCGCTGAGCAATTCCGAAGCAAACCATGTGAAGAAAGAGTACATCGACAAGCTGATGGCGCAGCGTGAAGCTGACGCGAAGAAAGCCCGCCAGGTGAAAAAGAAGCAGGCTTATAAACCAGATGAAAACGCAACATTTTCATGGTCGAGTAACACGCAGACGCGCGGGCGGCGTTAA
- a CDS encoding type II toxin-antitoxin system RelE/ParE family toxin, protein MRELLQTDVFRRWETKLTDSKLRSIIAARLFRLANGLGGDVKPVGEGVSELRIHYGAGYRIYFHQHGNALIVLLCGGDKSTQQKDIFYAKWLAKLPENQKANRYE, encoded by the coding sequence ATGAGAGAACTATTACAGACTGATGTGTTTAGACGCTGGGAGACAAAACTCACTGACTCAAAATTGAGATCAATTATTGCAGCGCGCCTTTTTCGGCTGGCAAATGGGCTGGGAGGAGACGTTAAACCCGTAGGTGAAGGGGTAAGCGAACTGCGTATACATTATGGTGCGGGTTACCGTATCTATTTCCACCAGCACGGTAACGCCCTCATCGTGCTGTTGTGCGGAGGTGACAAAAGCACGCAACAAAAAGACATATTCTATGCCAAGTGGTTGGCAAAACTCCCTGAAAATCAAAAGGCAAACCGCTATGAGTAA
- a CDS encoding putative addiction module antidote protein: MSKLTPYDPAVALINDEAISVFMADALETGDAAYIARALGVVARAKGMAQVATETGLSREQLYRSFSEKGNPTLKTTLAVMKALGIGLTVKR; the protein is encoded by the coding sequence ATGAGTAAATTAACACCCTATGATCCTGCTGTGGCTCTGATAAATGATGAGGCAATCTCGGTTTTTATGGCGGACGCGCTGGAAACGGGCGATGCGGCTTACATAGCCAGGGCATTAGGCGTAGTGGCGCGAGCAAAAGGTATGGCGCAAGTTGCTACAGAAACCGGATTATCTCGCGAACAGCTGTATCGCTCTTTCAGTGAAAAAGGTAACCCAACGCTGAAAACAACCCTGGCCGTAATGAAAGCTCTGGGTATTGGCCTGACGGTAAAACGTTAA
- the rluF gene encoding 23S rRNA pseudouridine(2604) synthase RluF — protein MLPTQSTRLNKYISESGICSRREADRYIEQGNVFINGKRAGIGDQVVAGDVVKVNGQLIEPRNEEDLVFIALNKPVGIVSTTEDGEKDNIVDFVNHSSRIFPIGRLDKDSQGLIFLTNHGDLVNKILRAGNDHEKEYLVTVNKPVTDEFVRGMGAGVLILGTVTKKCKVKKEAPFTFRITLVQGLNRQIRRMCEHFGYDVTKLERTRIMNISLTGLPPGEWRDLTDDELIALFKLIENSSSEAKPKAKAKPQAAKKPGVKVAKPEEKSRAKPAGKRFAQPGRKKKGR, from the coding sequence ATGCTGCCAACCCAATCAACACGTTTAAACAAATATATTAGCGAAAGCGGAATCTGCTCACGCCGCGAGGCTGACCGTTACATCGAACAGGGCAATGTCTTTATTAATGGCAAACGCGCCGGTATTGGCGATCAGGTTGTTGCCGGGGATGTTGTGAAAGTAAACGGTCAACTTATCGAACCGCGAAACGAAGAAGATCTGGTGTTTATCGCGCTGAATAAACCCGTTGGCATTGTGAGTACGACCGAAGACGGTGAAAAAGACAATATTGTTGATTTCGTCAATCACAGCAGCCGTATTTTCCCGATCGGGCGGCTGGACAAAGATTCACAGGGGCTGATTTTTCTCACTAATCACGGCGACTTAGTGAATAAAATCCTGCGTGCGGGGAACGATCACGAAAAAGAGTATCTGGTCACGGTCAATAAACCGGTGACGGACGAATTCGTGCGCGGAATGGGCGCGGGCGTGCTGATTCTCGGTACGGTGACCAAAAAGTGCAAGGTCAAGAAAGAAGCGCCGTTTACCTTCCGCATTACCCTTGTGCAGGGGCTTAACCGTCAAATCCGCCGTATGTGCGAACACTTTGGTTATGACGTCACTAAGCTCGAGCGCACGCGCATTATGAATATCAGCCTGACTGGTTTACCGCCCGGTGAATGGCGGGATCTTACCGACGATGAACTGATTGCGCTGTTTAAACTGATTGAAAATTCATCATCAGAAGCTAAACCGAAAGCCAAAGCCAAACCACAAGCGGCGAAGAAGCCAGGGGTAAAAGTGGCGAAGCCGGAAGAGAAAAGCCGGGCAAAGCCCGCAGGTAAACGCTTTGCCCAACCGGGAAGGAAAAAGAAAGGGCGTTAA